The Pseudomonadota bacterium region TTACAGAAACTGTGTCAAAATAAAATTCCGCTCCCCTTAATACATCTGCACTTGCTTCAACATATCCATGAACAAGATCAACCTTTGCTCCAAGAGCGGCAAGACCCTTCAGATGCAGATTTATAGGACGCGCTCCTATAGAGCATCCGCCCGGAAGAGAAACCCTTGCTTTTTTAAGCCTTGCTACAAGAGGGCCAAGAACCAGTATGGATGCTCTCATTTTTCTTACAAGTTCATACGGAGCCTCATAATTATGAAGGCCTCCGGCATCCATTTTTAATGTATTCCCTTCAGTTTCAATATTTACGCCAAGATTTATGAGAAGATCTTTTGTGCTTTTTATATCCATTAAATCTGGAACATTTGAATATGTGCAAGAACCGTCAACAAGCAATGAAGATATTAAAATCGGAAGTGCTGCATTTTTTGCACCGCTTATTTTAACCTCACCGCTTAAAGGATACCCGCCTTCAACTATTATTTTATCCATTATTACCTTTTATGTGTGTATCAAAAAAAGCTTTGCCAATACAATAAGTTATTCCGATGACAATAATTATAAGAGCAAACCATAAGCCGCCCATAAAGACCATATGAGACATATCCCACATCCATTCAAAACAGAAAGAAAACATTATTTACCTCCATGTAGCGCCCAAGTGTTAAGGTAACTGTGCTGGTTGTTTGGTTCACAGTTCACAGTTGGTCTCCTTGAGCCCTTCATACGCAAATCCCGGCTTATTATTTATACGATAGAGCCACTAAACGTTTGGTTTTATCGAACTTTAACCTTGAACTGTGAACCATGGAACTCTGAACCCAAAGAGTTAAGGATTAAGCTCCTTTTCCTGCGGAAAGACCGGCAAATAACGGTATGAAAAAGATACTATAAGCACACCGTAAGCAAGCGGCAGAATTGTAGTTGCAACCTCCTGCCAGCTTGGAATATACATTTGCCATGTTTCAAATGTTAACACCGGAGCGGCCATTACCTGAAGAACAAGTACCCAGCGGTTTATACAAACCCCTAACACCGCAAGAATTGCAGCGATTATAAGTGCAGATTTGTTTTTTCGCCCTTTTTGAGATATCAGTATCAGCGCAGGAAGAATTCCGCAAACTGCTATTTCAAGAACAAGTATCCATATGCCATAAAAAGGATTATTTGAATAAAAATCCATAAGACTAAAGCCTTTTTCAGGAAGCGTAACCATTGCCCAATACAGAGTATCTATTATTTTCGCAATTATATAAGTTCCTAACATCCAGCCGGAAATCTTTGCAAGAAGTTCTATTACATTGTCCTTTACAAGTCTTTTGCCTGTAACTGCTTCAGTGATTTTTGTAATAAGAATTGTAAAACAGGGCCCGCAGGCGGCAGCCGACCATGTGAAGAGGAAAAATGTCCAGGGCCAGATAAATACTCCTTCTCTGTAACCAAACGGGCGGCCGAACAAAACACCGGATACACCACCCAAAGATCCCTGATGAAAAAATGACAGAAAAACTCCTGTTGCAGCAAATACGGCCATTATTGAATGCATGTTATGGCCAAGGTGATGGAAAAAGGGGATTTTATCTATACGTCGGTTTTCAAGTATGATGGGGATATATTCTATAATTAAAACAAAAAGATAGCATGTAAGACAAAATGCCACTTCGGTAAGCATTGAATGCACATTGGCGTGCCAGAAAATAAACCAGCCTCTTATTGGCTGCCCGACATCAATACCTAATATAATAAGTGCTGAACTGTAGCAGATAAAACCGATAATAACTGCATAGTTTACAATATTTTTAAGTTCATCTTTGCCGATTATATATCTTAAAAAACCGGTAAAAAATGCCCCGCCGCCAAGCGCTATGATAGCAAGATCGGCCCAGATCCATAACGCAAAACCATATGCATCATTCATATTGGTCTGGTTAAGACCTTTAATCCAGCAAAGCAGCATGGCATAAACACCCCATAACAGCACAGCACTTGCTGCCCCTATCCACAAAGCAAACTGCCATTTAGGACAGCGCTTTAGTTCCCCGGATATAATATTTGAATCCATTGACTACCTATCCTCAATTAATTCTTTTCATTATTAAGATAATTATCGCCTGCATCTCTAACCCATTTTTTGCTTGAAAGATAATATATTTTAGGATTTGTCTGAAGTCTTTCAAGGAGCCTGAAAGCGTTTTTATTTTTCTTAAGTTTATAAACTGCATGACCGGTATTATTAAGATCCCCAAATGTAATGGCACCGGCAGGGCATGCCTGCGTACAAGCCGTCTGGTATTCGCTTTCTGCTACTTCATTGCGGCCTTCATAATATGCTTTGTCTTTTGCAAGCTGATACCTGTGGAAACAAAAGCTGCATTTTTCGACAACACCTCTCATGCGCACCGAAACATTAGGGCTTAAGTATTTTTCCATGCCTTTAGGCCAGATCGGGTCCCACCAGTTAAAATATCTTGCGTGATAAGGACATGCAGCCATGCAGTATCGGCATCCGAAACATCTTGTATAAATCTGGCTTACAATTCCGGTTTCCATGTTGTAATCGGTTGCTGTTGCAGGACAAACGGAAACACAGGGCGAATGGCCGTGGTCTCCTTTTCCTCCGCAATGCTGGCAGGGTCTTGGAAGATAACAGATCTGGGTATCAGGAAATGATTTGCCGTTTGTGAGCCTGTAAACTCTCATCCAGGTAATGCTGTCAAGCTTCTTGGATTCATCTTTCTTGAATGACACATTATTTTCAGCCATACAGGCAACCATGCATGACCCGCAACCGGTACATTTATCCAGATCAATTGCCATCCCATATTTTTTAGCGTCTTTACTGCTTTTATCTTCTTTCATCCAAACCTCATTCTCAAACAGCTTTGCTCAGAGCAGCCCTTATACCCCAGGCTGCATCAAGGCCGGAAGCCGGATCTTTTTGTGTCCCGATCAGTTCATTAACATTAATTCCCTTGCCGGCAAGATAATTGTCATATGCACTATGGCCAAGTCCTCTCGGCATAGCTATAAGACCGGGCATTATTCCTTCAAACAGATGAATTTTTACTCTTGCCTTTGCTTTGGAAGTTTCGATTATTGCATAGCTTCCTTCTGTAAGTCCCAAAGCTTTCGCAGTTAGAGGATTTACTTCCACAAGTACATCATTTCCAAGAAGAACTGTATCTTCCACTGTTTTTACGGTAAAAGGCGGATCACCTATATAGCCGTTTGCAATTCTGATAGAATCATAGGGTATAAGAATAAACGGGTATTTATCCGGATCGGCCCCGGCATCAGGATAAGTAAATAAACTGTTAATATCTGAAAATCCTGCTGTAAAATCAAATTTTTTTGAAGCTGTTTTTAAGGTCAAAAGTTCAGCTATTCTGTCTTCCCAGAATCCTTGTTCAGAAAGTACTTCCCATTTATCGCCAAGTGCTTCTTCTATAAATGAATCATAATTTTTCCACTTAAAAGAATCTGCAACAGGCGACCCTATTTTCTTTGCTATCTGAATTATAACATCGCCAGTATGTTTTGTATTAAACGAAGGATCTACAACAGGTACGCAAAGGCTGACAACTGGTTTTGGAAGCAATGCTGCATGAACATCTTCATAGCGCTCAAGGTAGATATGGTTAGGTAAAATTAAATCCGAATTCATTGCCGTTTCATCCATAAATGATGAAAAACTAACAATATAAGGAATTTTGGCAAAAGCTTTCTTTACAGAATTGGTATCAGGCAGTGAGTAAAGCGGGTTTGATTCATAAACAAAAAGCGCTTCAGCGCTATATTTTCCTGAGTTAACGTCATCAGTAAAACGGTTGGCAAAGTTTGTTTCGTAATCGGCCATACCCGGCAGTGAAAAATATCTGCGACCGGAAACAGTAAAAACGCCCCCTTTTTTGTTTATGTTTCCAACAAGCGCATTTAATGCCTGCACCGCCATAACTTCACCTAAAAATCCCTGTTCTTTACCCTGTCCTTTTCCACAGACTGCTAAAGGTTTTGCAGCACCGGCAAAATCATTGGCAAGAGTTTCAATTGTTTCTTTTTTAATGCCTGTTATCTTTTCCACCTTGTCAGGTGAATAAAAAGCCTGAACAAATGCGGCAAACTTTGCAAATCCTGAAGCATTGCTTTTTACAAAATTAACATTAAAAAGTGTTTTTGAGATAATTACATTTGCAAGCCCCAGGGCCAAAGCGTATTCGGTTCCCGGATTAATCGGAATCCACTTATTTGATTTTGCAGCAGTATTTGAAAGACGCGGTTCAATTTGTATAATCTTTCCACCGGCTTCACGTAAAATGCTGTTTGCCCGCATCATGCGAACAGGCGATCCCCAGCCTTCAATAAGACCGCTTCCGAAACTTAAGATAAAATCGGAATTTTCAATATCAAAGGCAAGCTGTGCTTTTTGTCCTGAAGAACGAAAAGCTGCAAGTTCATAAGCATCGGAAACAGATGGCATCCGCATGAAATTGGAAGACCCGTATACCGAAAGAAATTTTTTAAAAAGCGCTGGCACTGTACCCTTATCAGTACCGGAAATACAGGCAACAGAGTTCGATTCCTTGTTGTTTCTTAATGCCTTAAGTTTTTGAGAAACTTCTGAAATAGCTTCTTCCCAGGATATTGCGATCCATTTTCCTGATCCTCTTTCACCGTCTCTTTTAAGTGGAGACTCTATACGTGTGGGACCATAGAGAAGTTGCAATCCCGAAAGTCCTAAAAGACAAATTCCCCCGTCATTAACGGGATGCCCTTCTATTCCTTCTATTTTAACAGCTCTGCCATTAATCTTTCTGACGGAAATTCCACATCCGCCAGTGCAAAGAGTGCATGCAGAATTAACATAAGTTGCTTCACCATCAGGTGGCACAGGAGTCCAGGGCCATGTCTGCGTCCATATTGCACTGTCATCCATAAGCTTTAATGGCAATGGTGAAAGCGCAATACCTGCCGCACCGCCTATTCCAAGCGACAAGAAAGATCTTCTGTCTATTTTCATAAGTTTTTCCTTAAGCAGGACGGTTTCATAAGAGCTTCATATGCAAGGCTCGTGAATCTTGAGGAATGAAGAGTACTTATTCGTACGCTGCAATGACGAAAGATGAAACGAAACGCAGCAGAGGGAGCTCTTATGAAACCGTCACTTATGGCACACAAAGCACGCCTCCTTATCTGTCTGAATGCTTGATCTTCTGCCGGTTTCTTTTTCATGGCATTTTGCGCAATCATCCATCTTCATTCTATCCCACGAATTTTCCTTGGTTCCGGCAATGTTCTTTCCCCAGATATCACGGCTGTAGCCGGTTATTCTGTTTTGTTCATATGGTTTTAAACTGGTTGATCCTCCAATGCCCCCGTGGCAGATGGCGCACTCCATTTTTGCCTTTTTAACATGGGCTGCATGGGAGAAGAAAACACAGTCGGGCTGTTTTGAATAAATCAGCCACGGAACTTCTTTTTCCTCTAAAACATATTCTTCAACAAATATTTTCTCATCAGGACTGTCACCCTGTACTTCCTGATGGCAATCAGCGCACTGCGCAAGTTTTGGAACTCCTGCAAAACTTCCGTCTTCCCTAAAGATATGGCAACTTTCACAACCGTTATCAACCTGTTCGTTATGAATAGCATGATTAAAATCCACTGGTTGCGTTTTCTTTGAATAAAGAAGTTTTGGGAAAACCACCCATCCTATTAAAAGACCTGCAACAAGACCGATTATGGAAAAAAGCATTATAGACCCTTGTGAAAATTTTCTTTGGCCCTTTTTACCCACTTTTATACCTCTCCGTTGTCAGCATTAGTATAAACCTCTTTAGTTTTCTCAAACGATTCACTCATTATTGTTTCGGCATGCTAATGTTTATTGTGCAAGAATAAATATTAAAAACAGATAGTTACTAAATAACCCCCGATTATAGAATAATGGTAATCGATATTTAAAATTCGCATTAATATAGAGTTTGCCTACTCTTTGTGGTTATTCTTGTCAAGAAATTTTCAGATTCCTGCCATAAGCAAATTGCAGAATAAATATAACTTATCGGTAATTTAATATGCTTTGTCATTTTCTATTCGTTCTTTGTTAGTTTATAAAATATTTATTGATTTCTTTTTAAATACAGGTATTATCCCGCCTCCGATATCAGTGTGATACATATAATAATATAAATCAGTGTAAAGGAAATTGATTTGGGCGGAAACGAAACCTTTAATCTTAATTCTGAAATCCTAAGGACATATCGTAGCATAGATCGAAACATTAAACGCATCCAGCGTGCAACTTCTCTGTCTTGCCCCAAAGGATGCGGGCTTTGTTGCAAAACCCAAAAGATCGAAGCAACTATTCTCGAAATGCTTCCGCTTGCAGAAGCTATTTTTGAAAATAAAGAAGAAGAAACAATTTTGCTTAGATCAGAAAATCTTATTGAAGAAAACGATTTTTCCTGTGCATTATTTTCACAGGATGCCAACATTCCGGTAAATGGACACTGTACTTACTATTACTTCAGACCACTCTTATGCAGGCTTTTCGGATTTGCAGCACGCAAAAACCGTTATGGCGATCTGGAGTTTTGTACTTGCAGGCATATCAAAGAAAGTTATCCTGAGAACGTTCGCAGAGTCGGTATAGGCATTTCAGCAGGAATGAATATTCCGGTATACCAGGAAAGCTTTATGCGAATAGCTGCATTAAACCCTGGGATTGGTTTTAAGAGACTCCCAATTAACATAGCCATCAAAGAAGCTTTGGAATATATTTACTGGAGAAGGCCGAAAAGATTCAAGATGGCTAAAGCCTCTTGATATTTATAGATAACGGGAAGTAAAATTTTAACAAACAAACTCATCCTTATGACATTGAATAGGAGCCGTGTCTGTAGCAACAAAACAGATATTGCAATTATCACATTTTGCAGATTCGCTTTCATTTTTCATAAACTTGTTTGCAAGATCGGGTTCTAAGAGTAACGGCCTTGCAAGGGATACAAAATCGGTTTTACCTTCACGAATGGCGGATTCCATGAATGCCTTGCTTCGCATACCGCCTACTGTAATTACCGGCAAAGATACGGCCTGTTTAACCCTGGCTGCCGTTTCCAGATTGTATCCTTCCTTAAATGGGGGTTGAATAAGTTTATTAAACGGTGCTATCACATAACGAATGAAACCTTTCGCGATTTTTCCCAACTTACAATATGGCCGCAAGTACTTTAAAATTCCTTCTGTGGGAAAGTATCCCCTTGCCATATAAAAACTGTCTTCATCACTGCCTGCGCTGATTTCAATAGCATCGCAACAGCCGGTTTTTTCAACCATCCTGGCATATTCAACACATTCAGCCGGTTTGATACCGTCATGCCACCGCTCAAAACTGTTGAGTTTTATTAAAACCGGATAGTCCTTACCAACCTCTTCGCGCACGGCCTTAAGTGTTTTCGCCACAATTCTGAATCGGTTTTCTTTACTTCCGCCCCACTTATCTTTTCTTTTATTAGAACGCCGGGTAAGAAAAGTGGAAAGCAGGTAGCCGTGTGCGCCATGGATTTGCACGCCATCGTATCCCGCTTTTTGAACGCGT contains the following coding sequences:
- a CDS encoding YkgJ family cysteine cluster protein translates to MGGNETFNLNSEILRTYRSIDRNIKRIQRATSLSCPKGCGLCCKTQKIEATILEMLPLAEAIFENKEEETILLRSENLIEENDFSCALFSQDANIPVNGHCTYYYFRPLLCRLFGFAARKNRYGDLEFCTCRHIKESYPENVRRVGIGISAGMNIPVYQESFMRIAALNPGIGFKRLPINIAIKEALEYIYWRRPKRFKMAKAS
- the nrfD gene encoding polysulfide reductase NrfD; translated protein: MDSNIISGELKRCPKWQFALWIGAASAVLLWGVYAMLLCWIKGLNQTNMNDAYGFALWIWADLAIIALGGGAFFTGFLRYIIGKDELKNIVNYAVIIGFICYSSALIILGIDVGQPIRGWFIFWHANVHSMLTEVAFCLTCYLFVLIIEYIPIILENRRIDKIPFFHHLGHNMHSIMAVFAATGVFLSFFHQGSLGGVSGVLFGRPFGYREGVFIWPWTFFLFTWSAAACGPCFTILITKITEAVTGKRLVKDNVIELLAKISGWMLGTYIIAKIIDTLYWAMVTLPEKGFSLMDFYSNNPFYGIWILVLEIAVCGILPALILISQKGRKNKSALIIAAILAVLGVCINRWVLVLQVMAAPVLTFETWQMYIPSWQEVATTILPLAYGVLIVSFSYRYLPVFPQEKELNP
- a CDS encoding molybdopterin-dependent oxidoreductase is translated as MKIDRRSFLSLGIGGAAGIALSPLPLKLMDDSAIWTQTWPWTPVPPDGEATYVNSACTLCTGGCGISVRKINGRAVKIEGIEGHPVNDGGICLLGLSGLQLLYGPTRIESPLKRDGERGSGKWIAISWEEAISEVSQKLKALRNNKESNSVACISGTDKGTVPALFKKFLSVYGSSNFMRMPSVSDAYELAAFRSSGQKAQLAFDIENSDFILSFGSGLIEGWGSPVRMMRANSILREAGGKIIQIEPRLSNTAAKSNKWIPINPGTEYALALGLANVIISKTLFNVNFVKSNASGFAKFAAFVQAFYSPDKVEKITGIKKETIETLANDFAGAAKPLAVCGKGQGKEQGFLGEVMAVQALNALVGNINKKGGVFTVSGRRYFSLPGMADYETNFANRFTDDVNSGKYSAEALFVYESNPLYSLPDTNSVKKAFAKIPYIVSFSSFMDETAMNSDLILPNHIYLERYEDVHAALLPKPVVSLCVPVVDPSFNTKHTGDVIIQIAKKIGSPVADSFKWKNYDSFIEEALGDKWEVLSEQGFWEDRIAELLTLKTASKKFDFTAGFSDINSLFTYPDAGADPDKYPFILIPYDSIRIANGYIGDPPFTVKTVEDTVLLGNDVLVEVNPLTAKALGLTEGSYAIIETSKAKARVKIHLFEGIMPGLIAMPRGLGHSAYDNYLAGKGINVNELIGTQKDPASGLDAAWGIRAALSKAV
- a CDS encoding NADH:flavin oxidoreductase produces the protein MSELFSQKMIGKLKLNNRIIRTASHEGLADRRGAPTEEQFNFYRAFVEGGIGMIITGYAGIMQNGKSSLYHMTMIDDDELIPAHQKMVEKLHNLGGKIVCQIAHCGRQTLSEATGECALLAPSSIPNTFFKEVPRELSQKEIIEIISRFASAAKRVQKAGYDGVQIHGAHGYLLSTFLTRRSNKRKDKWGGSKENRFRIVAKTLKAVREEVGKDYPVLIKLNSFERWHDGIKPAECVEYARMVEKTGCCDAIEISAGSDEDSFYMARGYFPTEGILKYLRPYCKLGKIAKGFIRYVIAPFNKLIQPPFKEGYNLETAARVKQAVSLPVITVGGMRSKAFMESAIREGKTDFVSLARPLLLEPDLANKFMKNESESAKCDNCNICFVATDTAPIQCHKDEFVC
- a CDS encoding cytochrome c family protein; protein product: MLFSIIGLVAGLLIGWVVFPKLLYSKKTQPVDFNHAIHNEQVDNGCESCHIFREDGSFAGVPKLAQCADCHQEVQGDSPDEKIFVEEYVLEEKEVPWLIYSKQPDCVFFSHAAHVKKAKMECAICHGGIGGSTSLKPYEQNRITGYSRDIWGKNIAGTKENSWDRMKMDDCAKCHEKETGRRSSIQTDKEACFVCHK
- a CDS encoding 4Fe-4S dicluster domain-containing protein; protein product: MKEDKSSKDAKKYGMAIDLDKCTGCGSCMVACMAENNVSFKKDESKKLDSITWMRVYRLTNGKSFPDTQICYLPRPCQHCGGKGDHGHSPCVSVCPATATDYNMETGIVSQIYTRCFGCRYCMAACPYHARYFNWWDPIWPKGMEKYLSPNVSVRMRGVVEKCSFCFHRYQLAKDKAYYEGRNEVAESEYQTACTQACPAGAITFGDLNNTGHAVYKLKKNKNAFRLLERLQTNPKIYYLSSKKWVRDAGDNYLNNEKN